GGCGTGCATGCTGCGCAAGGTGTTTTCGGTGGCCGACCAGTCGATGCAGGCATCAGTGATCGAGACGCCGTATTGCAGGTCGGCGAGGTCTTTCGGGATCGCCTGGCAGCCCCAGTTCAGGTGGCTCTCGACCATCAGGCCGATGATCGACTGATTGCCTTCGAGGATCTGGTTGGCGACGTTCTCCATCACCAACGGTTGCAACGCCGGATCCTTGTTGGAGTTGGCGTGGCTGCAATCGACCATGATGTTCGGCTTGATCTTCGCCTTGTTCAGCGCCTGCTCGCACAGGGCGACGCTGACCGAATCATAGTTCGGCTTGCCGTTGCCGCCGCGCAGTACCACGTGACCGTAGGCGTTGCCCTTGGTGGTGACGATCGACACGCCACCTTCCTGGTTGATGCCCAGAAAGCGGTGCGGGCTGGAAACCGACTGCAAGGCGTTGATCGCCACGGTCAGGCCGCCGTCGGTGCCGTTCTTGAAACCGACTGCCGAGGACAGGCCGGACGCCATCTCGCGGTGGGTCTGGGATTCGGTGGTGCGAGCGCCGATGGCCGACCAGCTGATCAGGTCCTGCAGGTATTGCGGGGAGATCGGGTCGAGAGCTTCGGTCGCGGTCGGCAGGCCTTTCTCGGCCAGGTCCAGCAGCAACTGGCGACCGATGTGCAGACCATCCTGGATCTTGAACGAGTCATCCAGGTACGGGTCGTTGATCAGGCCTTTCCAGCCAACGGTGGTCCGTGGCTTCTCGAAGTACACGCGCATGACCAGATACAAGGTATCCGACACTTCCGCCGCCAGAACTTTCAGGCGCTCGGCGTACTCGTGGGCAGCCTTGATGTCGTGGATCGAGCAAGGCCCGATGACCACGAACAGACGGTGGTCGGTGCCATCGAGAATGTTGCGGATGACTTCGCGACCCTTGGTGACGGTGCGCAGGGCAGCGTCGCTCAGAGGGATATCACGCTTGAGCTGATCGGGAGTGATCAGGGTCTCGTTGGAGGCGACGTTTAGGTCGTTGATCGGTAAATCAGCCATCGTTTACTCGTCAGGTCACGGGTGCCGGCCGCCAGCGATCCCCGCGCGGCGGAGCACAGCAGATTTAAGCGCGTCGGGGAGCCGAACCTTATCGCGTTAGACGCCTGCTAGACAATGGGCAAGTAACTGTTCAGTCCAGCTCTGGTTACGCAAAAGCCTTGCGAACGCTGTCGTGGGAGAACTCTTCGGCGTGCTGCTCGACCCATTGCAGCGCTCGCGCCTGGATATCCTGCAGGTCATCGTGAGCATCGTTGATTCGGCAATAACGCTCGATCTGACACACCTGCTCACCCATTCGCGCGCTGAACAGCGTCTGCTCATCGGTGAACGCAATGCCCACCAGATAGCCTTTTTTACGGCGCAGGCACCAGGCCACATAGCCCGGATAGGCGAAGTCGGCATTGAGTGTCGGCATGCGCACTTGCAGCGCGGTGCCATGTCGCCAGGCGCGGTGGTAATTGCAAGCGATGCCGCCGAGGCTGATAGTGTGCAGCTGTTGCCGCGAAATGCACTCAGGTTTGAGCAACGTTAATTCGACGGGCACATCATCCGGATGAGGAATAAACCGTCCCATGAGCACAGACTCCCTGTGTCGGCCATTTGACATTGTTTCCCCCAGTATAGTGTTCGAATCGGAACTGACCGATTTCGACGCCGACCAACGGCTGCTGGCGATGAACGGCGTTTCGCTGGTGATCTTCACCAGTGTCGGCTGTTCCAGTTGCCGCTATGCCCGCGAAGTTTTGCCGGGGCTGGATCTGGCAATCGATCGCCTGTGCTGGATCGACGCTGGCAATAACGGCGGGCTGGTCGAGCGCTATCAGGTCTTTCATTTGCCGGCGCTGTTCGTGGTGCGCGACGGCGAGTTCTTTGGGGCAGTACACACGCGCCTGAACGCCACGGAGCTGAACGCAGCCGTGGTGCAGGCGCTGGGTCGAATTGCAGAGGAGTTGCCGTGATGGGAGCAGTGAATAAACCGGTCGTGGGGATTATCGGTACCGGCGCAATTGGAGGGTTTTACGGCTTGATGCTGGCCCGGGCCGGATTCGATGTGCACTTTTTACTGCGCAGCGAGTTTTCCGCCGTCGCCGAGCGTGGCTTGCAGGTCGACAGTGCGGTTCACGGCACGCTGACGCTCAACCCGGTGCAGGCTTATTCATCGGCTGAAGACATGCCGCCCTGCGACTGGCTGCTGGTCGGCGCCAAGACCACCAGCAATGCCGGGCTGGCGCCGTCGATCATTCAGGCGGCGAAACCCGATGCGAAAGTGTTGGTGCTGCAAAACGGTCTGGACGTCGAAGACAGTTTGCGGGCGTTGCTGCCCGATTCCCTGCACTTGCTGGGCGGCTTGTGTCTGATCTGCGTTCACCGGGAAGGCCCGGGCCACATCACTCATCAAGCGCTGGGTGCGGTGAACGTCGGTTATCACAGTGGTCCGGCAGCCGATGATGCGGCGCGCATGGCGATCGTCGAGGACGGCGTCGGACTGTTCCGTGCCGCCGGCATCGACTCCCAGGCTATGCCGAATCTGCATCAGGCGCGCTGGCAGAAACTGGTCTGGAACATTCCCTACAATGGTCTTTCCGTTTTGCTCGGGGCGAGTACCACGCCGCTGATGGCCGATGCCGACAGCCGCATTCTGATTCAGGCGTTGATGGCTGAAGTGGTGCAGGGCGCCAAGGCCTGCGGTCATGACATGCCGCCCGGTTACGCCGATTACCTGTTCATGATGACCGAGAAAATGCCCGACTATTGGCCGAGCATGTACCACGATTTTCTGCACAAGCGACCGCTGGAGCTGGATGCCATCTACGCTCGACCCTTGGCTGCGGCAAAAGCGGCAGGTTGCGAGCTGCCGCGTATCGAAGCGTTGTACCGCAATTTGCGTTTCATCGACCGGCGTAACACCTGAGTCGATTATTTGAGGGATTTGGGGGAAGGCATGGCCAAGAACATCGATGACAAACTGGTGCTGGCGATTTCGTCCCGTGCCCTGTTCGACCTGAGCGAGAGCCACAAGGTCTACCTGTCGAGCGGCGTCGAAGCCTATCGCCAATATCAGATCGAGCACGAAGACGAAATCCTCGCGCCGGGCGATGCCTTTCCGCTGGTGGAAAAACTGCTCAACCTCAACAGTCGCCTCGGTCGCGCTCGGGTCGAGGTGATTCTGGTGTCGCGCAACAGTGCCGACACCGGTCTGCGCGTTTTCAACTCCATTGGTCATTACGGCCTGGCGATTTCCCGTGCGGCGTTCGTTGGCGGGCGCAGTCCCTATCCGTATCTGAAAGCCTTTGGTTGCGACCTGTTTCTCTCCACCCATGCCGAAGACGTGCGCGCCGCACTGGATGCTGGTTTCGCGGCGGCGACTATTCTGTCCGGCGGCGCGAGCCGTGCGGCCAGCGATGAATTGCGCATCGCCTTCGACGGCGATGCGGTGCTGTTTTCCGACGAATCGGAGCGGGTCTATCAATCCGGCGGCCTCGAAGCGTTCCAGGCCAAGGAGCGTGAGTCCGCCCGTGAGCCATTGCGTGGCGGGCCGTTCAAGGGCTTCCTCGCGGCGCTCAATCTGTTGCAGCGCGAGTTCCCGGATGACGACTGCCCGATCCGTACCGCGCTGGTCACCGCACGTTCGGCGCCGGCTCACGAGCGGGTGATCCGCACCTTGCGTGAGTGGGACATTCGACTGGACGAGTCGCTGTTCCTCGGCGGCCTGACCAAATCGGCGTTCCTCGAAGCCTTCGCCGCCGACGTGTTTTTCGACGATCAGGCCGGTCACTGTGAACTGGCCCGGGAGGTGGTTGCCACCGGCCATGTCCCCCACGGCATCAGCAACGAACCAGCGGTCTAAAGCCCTCGTGCTTCAAGACGTTGCGTCGCACGTCGTACTCGCCAAGGCACTGCTAAGCTGAATCAAATCTCCGCCATGTTGGCTTGCGAGGAGGTCATATGATTCGTTCGATGCTGTATGCCACTGACCTCGGTCTGTACGCACCGTTAGTGATGCAGCATGCCCTGGCGATGGCTCGAACATTCAATGCCGACTTGTATGTGGTGCACGCGGTGGAACCGATGGGGCTGTTTGCCGAATCGGTGTTGCAGAGCTATCTCGACGAACAGGCGTTGAACGAGTTTCACAGTCAGGGTCTGAAAACCGTCATCGCCAATATCGAGCAGCGAGTGCTCGACAGTTTTCGCGAAGAGCTGGGGGACGAAGGCGAGCAGGATCTGCTGCGGATTCGTGCGGTGCGGGTGCTGCAGGGCGATCCGTCGCAGGTGATTCTCGACCAGGTACAGAAACTCTCCGTCGATTTGCTGATCGTAGGAAGTCACAGCCACGGGGTTGGGGCGGAAACACCGTTGGGGCGCACGGCGACTCGCTTGCTGCAATTGTCCAAGGTGCCGGTTTACATGGTGCCGCTGGTGGAGCGTCGGCGTCGGGAGGATCGCTGAGGCGGGAATAATGGCATTTTGATAAAAAAGTTCTAGATTTATTCTTCAAACCATTAATATAGTTATATACCGTCGCTGATGCCCGTGGCGTCTACCTGCTTTGAGGGATTCATATGAAGCTTCAACAATTGCGCTACATCTGGGAAGTGGCGCACCACGACCTCAACGTTTCCGCTACAGCCCAAAGTCTCTACACCTCGCAACCGGGCATCAGTAAGCAAATCCGTCTGCTGGAAGACGAACTGGGCGTCGAAGTGTTCGCCCGCAGTGGCAAACACCTGACCCGCGTCACGCCGGCAGGCGAGCGCATCATCACCACCGCCGGTGAGATTCTGCGCAAGGTCGAAAGCATCAAACAGATCGCCCAGGAATTCTCCAACGAGAAAAAAGGCACCCTGTCGATCGCCACCACTCACACCCAGGCACGTTACGCACTGCCGCCGGTGATCAGCAACTTCATTAAGCAATACCCGGATGTGGCGCTGCACATGCACCAGGGCTCGCCGATGCAGATTGCCGAAATGGCCGCTGACGGCACCGTCGATTTCGCCATCGCCACCGAAGCGCTGGAGCTGTTCGGCGATCTGGTGATGATGCCGTGCTACCGCTGGAACCGCTGCGTGGTCGTGCCTCAGGGCCACCCGCTGACCAAGCTGCCGAAGCTGACCCTCGAAGCGCTGGCCGAATACCCGATCGTGACTTACGTGTTCGGTTTCACCGGCCGTTCGAAACTCGACGAAGCTTTCAGCCATCGCGGCCTGACACCGAAAGTGGTGTTCACCGCTGCCGACGCCGACGTGATCAAAACCTACGTGCGCCTGGGGCTGGGTGTCGGCATCGTGGCGAAAATGGCCGTCGATACCAAACTGGATAACGATCTGGTGGTGCTCGATGCCAGCGAACTGTTCGAATCCAGCGTGACCAAGATCGGTTTCCGTCGTGGCACCTTCCTGCGTGGCTTCATGTGCGACTTCATCGAGAAATTCGCACCGCACCTGACTCGCGAAGTCATGGCCAAGGCCATTCAGTGCCACAACAAGCAGGAACTGGAAGAGCTGTTCGAAGGCGTCGAACTGCCGGTCCACTAAGTCCCTGTCTACAGCACCTCGGTGACAGCAAACTGTTGCCGGGTGCCTGCCACCAGAATCTCCACCTCATCACCTTCGAACTTGCCCAGCAGGCTTTTGCCCAGCGGCGAGCGCGGGGTGATGACGGTAATCGGCTGACCGACCACGTCGACTTTCAGGCCCGCCGCATCCGGCGCCAGAAACAGCCATTGTTCACGACCCTTTTCGTCTTCCAGACCGAGCAGGGCGCCGATTTCAATTCCGCGTTGATCGTCATAGGCCCGAAGCGTCAGGTTCTGGCAGACCGCCAGTGACTGGCGGATCTCCTCGACCCGTTTTGCTTGCCCGGCCGCCAGGTACGACGCCTCAAGCCCCAGGGTGTCGTACTTGTTTTCAGCGATGTTTTCTTCGTGGGTCGCAGTTTCGTAAGCGGTTTGTGCTGCGCGTTCGGCGATATCGAGGTCGACGCGCAGTTTGTCGAGAATCAGTTGATGGACGGCGTGCTTGTTCATGATCAATCGCAGAATTGCAGGACGTTGGCGCGGCTTTTTTCGCTCGGGGCCGTCTGATCCTGCTGGAGCCAGAACTGGCATTTCGGGTTCGACTGGTTACGCGTGCTGCTGCGGGCCTGATCGAGACGGTTTTGTTGTTCGTTCTTGCGCAGGTTTTCTTCGTACTGCTCGAACAGGCGGTTTTGCGGCTCGGGTTCTGGCTGCGGTTGGGCGGCGACCGGTGGCTTGCTCAGTTGTTGCACAGCGTCCGCGACTGGCTGCAATTGACGGCTGAAGAGCAATGAGGCAAGCCAGCAAGTCAGCGCGATGGCCAGGAAACCCAGCCACAGGCCCAAGGCAATGCTGCCGGTCAATTGCAGCGCGCTAAGCTGAACAGGCAAGGGGCGACGCGGGTTTGGGCGGTAGGGCATGGCTGCCTCCTGGCGGATGATTGCGGGCAAGTGGCGATTGTCGCACGAAGATTAATCGTCGTCGGCTCTTCTGCACGCCGACATTTATGCGGACAATCGCCGCTTTTGCCAACGGGAGTCTTGAATGCCGCAACCGAAAACCCGCTGGGACATCTTCTGCACCGTGGTCGACAACTATGGCGACATCGGCGTGACCTGGCGTCTGGCCCGGCAACTGGTGGCCGAGCATGCACTGGCGGTGCGGCTGTGGGTCGATGACCTGCGCGCGTTCGAGCGCATCTGTCCGGAGCTCGACATCCACCTCGACGCGCAATGGCAGCAGGGCGTCGAGGTTCGACACTGGCCGGCAGAATGGCAAGAAACGGACGCCGCCGACGTGGTGATTGCCGCATTCGCCTGCCAGTTGCCGGGTGCCTACATGGACGCCATGGCCGAGCGCGAAACACCGCCATTGTGGATGAACCTCGACTATCTAAGCGCCGAAGACTGGGTGGTCGGCTGCCACGGTCTGCCGTCGGTGAAGTACAAGTCAGTGCAGAAGATTTTTTTCTTTCCGGGATTCCAGGCGGGCACTGGCGGATTGTTGCGTGAAAGCGGATTGCTGGATCGGCGTCGGCGGTTTCAGCAGGATCCCGAGTCGCAGCGACAATTCCTGCAAACGTTGAGTGTCGTTCCTGCACCCGGCGCGCAGCTGATTTCGCTGTTCGCCTACGAGAACGCCGGGCTCGCCAGTTGGCTGGATGTACTCGCGGCGGATTTGACGCCCACTCATCTACTGGTGCCGGAAGGGCGGATTCTCGGTGATGTCGCGCGCTGGCTCGGCGTTGAGTCGCTGTCTGTCGGCGCTGTGCATGTCGATCGATCGCTGACCGTGCAGGTGCTGCCGTTCGTCCGGCAGGATCAATACGATCAATTGTTGTGGTGTTGCGATTTCAACGCGGTGCGCGGTGAAGACTCATTCGTCCGGGCGCAATGGGCGGGGCGGCCGATGCTGTGGCACATCTATCAGCAGGACGAAGACATCCATCTGGACAAGCTCGATGCCTTCCTCGC
The sequence above is a segment of the Pseudomonas sp. HS6 genome. Coding sequences within it:
- a CDS encoding PilZ domain-containing protein; the protein is MGRFIPHPDDVPVELTLLKPECISRQQLHTISLGGIACNYHRAWRHGTALQVRMPTLNADFAYPGYVAWCLRRKKGYLVGIAFTDEQTLFSARMGEQVCQIERYCRINDAHDDLQDIQARALQWVEQHAEEFSHDSVRKAFA
- a CDS encoding co-chaperone YbbN, which gives rise to MSTDSLCRPFDIVSPSIVFESELTDFDADQRLLAMNGVSLVIFTSVGCSSCRYAREVLPGLDLAIDRLCWIDAGNNGGLVERYQVFHLPALFVVRDGEFFGAVHTRLNATELNAAVVQALGRIAEELP
- the cysB gene encoding HTH-type transcriptional regulator CysB, with protein sequence MKLQQLRYIWEVAHHDLNVSATAQSLYTSQPGISKQIRLLEDELGVEVFARSGKHLTRVTPAGERIITTAGEILRKVESIKQIAQEFSNEKKGTLSIATTHTQARYALPPVISNFIKQYPDVALHMHQGSPMQIAEMAADGTVDFAIATEALELFGDLVMMPCYRWNRCVVVPQGHPLTKLPKLTLEALAEYPIVTYVFGFTGRSKLDEAFSHRGLTPKVVFTAADADVIKTYVRLGLGVGIVAKMAVDTKLDNDLVVLDASELFESSVTKIGFRRGTFLRGFMCDFIEKFAPHLTREVMAKAIQCHNKQELEELFEGVELPVH
- a CDS encoding 5'-nucleotidase, which codes for MAKNIDDKLVLAISSRALFDLSESHKVYLSSGVEAYRQYQIEHEDEILAPGDAFPLVEKLLNLNSRLGRARVEVILVSRNSADTGLRVFNSIGHYGLAISRAAFVGGRSPYPYLKAFGCDLFLSTHAEDVRAALDAGFAAATILSGGASRAASDELRIAFDGDAVLFSDESERVYQSGGLEAFQAKERESAREPLRGGPFKGFLAALNLLQREFPDDDCPIRTALVTARSAPAHERVIRTLREWDIRLDESLFLGGLTKSAFLEAFAADVFFDDQAGHCELAREVVATGHVPHGISNEPAV
- the earP gene encoding elongation factor P maturation arginine rhamnosyltransferase EarP — protein: MPQPKTRWDIFCTVVDNYGDIGVTWRLARQLVAEHALAVRLWVDDLRAFERICPELDIHLDAQWQQGVEVRHWPAEWQETDAADVVIAAFACQLPGAYMDAMAERETPPLWMNLDYLSAEDWVVGCHGLPSVKYKSVQKIFFFPGFQAGTGGLLRESGLLDRRRRFQQDPESQRQFLQTLSVVPAPGAQLISLFAYENAGLASWLDVLAADLTPTHLLVPEGRILGDVARWLGVESLSVGAVHVDRSLTVQVLPFVRQDQYDQLLWCCDFNAVRGEDSFVRAQWAGRPMLWHIYQQDEDIHLDKLDAFLALYGKGLSPDAAEAMNGLWRAWSAGQPIGEHWLEARKHWPELQENARAWCLEQALQADLATALVQFYRNWI
- a CDS encoding universal stress protein → MIRSMLYATDLGLYAPLVMQHALAMARTFNADLYVVHAVEPMGLFAESVLQSYLDEQALNEFHSQGLKTVIANIEQRVLDSFREELGDEGEQDLLRIRAVRVLQGDPSQVILDQVQKLSVDLLIVGSHSHGVGAETPLGRTATRLLQLSKVPVYMVPLVERRRREDR
- a CDS encoding putative 2-dehydropantoate 2-reductase, yielding MMGAVNKPVVGIIGTGAIGGFYGLMLARAGFDVHFLLRSEFSAVAERGLQVDSAVHGTLTLNPVQAYSSAEDMPPCDWLLVGAKTTSNAGLAPSIIQAAKPDAKVLVLQNGLDVEDSLRALLPDSLHLLGGLCLICVHREGPGHITHQALGAVNVGYHSGPAADDAARMAIVEDGVGLFRAAGIDSQAMPNLHQARWQKLVWNIPYNGLSVLLGASTTPLMADADSRILIQALMAEVVQGAKACGHDMPPGYADYLFMMTEKMPDYWPSMYHDFLHKRPLELDAIYARPLAAAKAAGCELPRIEALYRNLRFIDRRNT
- a CDS encoding GreA/GreB family elongation factor produces the protein MNKHAVHQLILDKLRVDLDIAERAAQTAYETATHEENIAENKYDTLGLEASYLAAGQAKRVEEIRQSLAVCQNLTLRAYDDQRGIEIGALLGLEDEKGREQWLFLAPDAAGLKVDVVGQPITVITPRSPLGKSLLGKFEGDEVEILVAGTRQQFAVTEVL
- a CDS encoding 3-deoxy-7-phosphoheptulonate synthase; translation: MADLPINDLNVASNETLITPDQLKRDIPLSDAALRTVTKGREVIRNILDGTDHRLFVVIGPCSIHDIKAAHEYAERLKVLAAEVSDTLYLVMRVYFEKPRTTVGWKGLINDPYLDDSFKIQDGLHIGRQLLLDLAEKGLPTATEALDPISPQYLQDLISWSAIGARTTESQTHREMASGLSSAVGFKNGTDGGLTVAINALQSVSSPHRFLGINQEGGVSIVTTKGNAYGHVVLRGGNGKPNYDSVSVALCEQALNKAKIKPNIMVDCSHANSNKDPALQPLVMENVANQILEGNQSIIGLMVESHLNWGCQAIPKDLADLQYGVSITDACIDWSATENTLRSMHAKLKDVLPKRQRG